The Ipomoea triloba cultivar NCNSP0323 chromosome 13, ASM357664v1 genomic interval CTGAGTTTCAAACTTTGGTCTATTCTCTGattgttttttgatgtttttgtgaATCATTAGCAGGGGAGTGGATTAACACGGGCCTACCATGATGAGATGATGGGTGAGGTTGCCAGAGAAGCCAAGCAGAGATTGGATGAGAAGCTTAGAGCTAGATGGAAACCAGATCACAAGAGGTAAAATGGGAATTTTTAGTACCAATGACACTCAGTTGGAGTAGCAGGAATGGAATCATTCCAAGAACAAGAATAAAGACAGAATTTTTAATGGAAATCTTCCCTTTTTCTACTCTCTTGAAATTTTTGCAGGAATGGGAATAGGCCAGAAATGGGTATTTTGAAGAGGGTGGACTTGGGGTTGAAGAATACTGGCCTCAATAAGTTGTGTTGCGTCACAAATTCTGGGCTTCAAGGCTTGAGAAACCTGGAGAAATAGTCATTAGTCATGAAAATGATCatgtttagtaaaatagttaATTTATCAGTATTTAGACGAATTAGATTTTAATTCGTTTCAATTGCGGTGCTATTGTTGTATTGCTATTTGTTATTGAACAAAAGTGAAATagcaatgatttttttatataattttcgGTATTATTAGTATTGTATTGTGTttctatactttcttttatatatttttggtacttttttttaattttttttaataagccAAAATTTGATTGATAAACGCGTCTAGGGACTGAAAATCCCCGAAAATTGTACAAAAAAGAATAGAGGACCGACTCCGGCACCATCATTAATACTATTGTGACTTTCTTTTTTTGGGGTCAAATGtcattaattaatgaaacaaTAATAAAGTCATTGACTTAAGAAGTCTCGAGaaatagttaaaataattttaactccctcaaaaaaaaaaaaattttggtaaatttagAGGCATAAGAGCTGGCTCAGGGgcaatcgtcacttgtgggaattaaACTCGGGTTCTCctgaaattcctccccacaaagagacaGGGCCGGTCCAAAGGTTTTATAGGCccctgggcgaaattaaaaaaagggcCCCTATATGAATAGAACTTGTTTCCGGATGATCAATTTgtttaattctttttcttttttcacttccGGATGAATATTTTTAGGCAATATTGTATAGGTGACATTcaacttttagttcttttttatcagaacatccacttttggtcctaatattattgtaacatgaccagttttggtcctctatcaacaaaatcgttgaaatgtcattaaatacaagaatatttagatcttttttatacaaagtaggtagACCCactattttttatgtttattttaaaaaaaaatccataattgaagatcaaaatgcccttgtatttaatgaaatttaaacaattttgttgatagaggacaaaaaatggttatGTCACAGTAatactaggacaaaaaatggatgttttgataaaaaatgactaaaagtggattgccacctataattattggaccaaaaatgaaattaactcaaaaaaattattataaaatcgatcttaacaaaaaaaaaaaaaaggaacaaaagcaACTGGCACTTATATGAATCAATCAATCTGAATCAGCCAATCGAAAATTTTTAAGTATTTGAGTAGTTGGTGTGGCGTAGGCGCGACCGGTGGCCCTTATACTCATGGGCGGCGTGAGCGGTGGGTGTGCGACAACGTCCCTTTCAATCTTTGTGAGTTCAGTTATCCACTTCCAGAAACAATTaaccatattttttaaaatatataataagtaatatatattatatatatataatactccgtatatcttaTGGCCTATGGGCCCCCTATAGAGATGGGCCCTGGGCAGAGCCCACCCTGAACCCCCCTCAGGACTGGCCCtgcaaagagagctcacttgtcacttgaaCTACCCCACTGGATTACTCCCTCAAAAATTGTTTTACCGTTTTACATGCATAGCATGTCATTATTGGTATATCTCTATTTATTTATGAACTAGTAAtgacttttatataattttcattCCTTTTAGATTGTACTATGCGTtgtaaaattacattatatatttcttGACGTGACAATTGaccattaattattaattattataggtTACGAgacattatttttctttatattataGGTTACTAgacattatttttctttgtttctttatCACCTCCTACTCAATCAATGAGAGGTatgtgacaatatatatatatatatatatatatatatatatatatatatatatatataatgagaggctcattaatattttctttgtcaTTATATCActataactttatttttgtcaaatgtTATTAAGGCCATGTTTGGTTGGCAGGAAGTTGGCCGGAAGTGCACTTCCACGGGAAGTAGGTTCcgaaattgtaattttctgaTGTTTGGTTCACTAGAACTTCGTTTTCCATTGGAACTACAATTCCTCATTTGAGAGGAATACAAAATCCGAGCTACACcctaggattttgttttccggtGCTTTTGGGGAGAAAAATTGGGTTGTgaagactattttacccttgatttcttcttcctcctcttctgttCTCTTCCTCCTCCCTCGTCTTCTTCCCTGCCAAACTGGAAAGCTAACAAAACACCACTCGCTAGTCACCGCCTCCGGTCGCCGCCGGCCACCTCCGCCTATGCCCTTGTCGCTCCCGCCTAGCCAGTCGCCGCCTCAGCTCTCCGCCTCCGCATCGCTGTGCCTGCCTCCGCCCTCGCCGCCGCTCCCGCCTCGCCGCCTCTGCTTCTCTTGCTCTGCGGACTACTTCATCTTTCAACCAGAGAATGATGAGTGAAGAAAAACCTAATTGTATTCTCATTATTGGGCCCCCAAATTGGATGTGGACTGTGGTTTAATAAACTGGGATGTGGACTGTGGTGATGTGGACTGTGGTTTAATAAACTGGGATGTGGACTGTGGTTTActggtttatttatttaggttaataataataataattataataatggtttatttatttaggttaataataataataattataataataataataataataataagggtatACGTGTCTTTTTACatattattccttaccattttaaatctaaccaaacaacagaatttatcttcccagcaacttcttttccaccaaccaaacaacataatttatcttcctagtaactacttttccacgaaatttcacttccacttcccttcaaatattttccgcgaaccaaacgagccctaATATAGTCATTGACTTAGAAACCTTGAGAAATAGTTGTAaatagcttttatatatatatttcatactaTTAAATTTGCAGTAtacatttgaaaattatattttatatttttaaatatttttttatattataactaaCCATTAATtgttaacaattattattttttaaataaaagtatataCATTTCTTGATAAGCTCATTAACATTTTTCTTATCACTATTCATTCATTCAAAGGTCATCAACGTCCCCTGAAATAAGTAATTAAGTGGGtagaatataattttatctAAAGGTTAATTAAGTGGGtagaatataattttatctaaaggttatgaatttgattcttgtcaacactCTTTTGGTTTAGACCGTCGTATGTAATCTTCATAAGGTAGTTTGCAGAGTCATGACAACAATAAAGTGGTTGAAACTCATTCCATGGTAAACAGATAAATTGTCTTCATTGGTAATAAACTAGATAAAATTGTTGATGTCAATAGAAAATAGAATGACCAACTACCAGTCTATATATGTACAAGAGAAGCAACAGAAAGTCCACATAGACTTAACTTAATGGTTCAGTAGACAATATTTGAGAAAAGAGACCAATGTTCGAAATTTGACAACGACAGCGTAAAGATTATGTTCGAAGTGAATAGATCCCTTATTCAGTTGTTCGCACCAACATCTGGCCTGTCTACAATAACATTTGTATCAAATGAAAGCATAGATTCTTTACCATAACTGCTAGTTTTAGATTAAGACACCATATCGTATAATAACATAGATttttcacatatatataaacgaTATGATAAAAAGACATGTACTAATTCTTTCACTTGATTGAAATATTGAAATACACTTCTTGAATCTTGTATACAAGACCAAATCCACCTTATTTTACTAAATCTCTCTCAACATTGTGCCCGATGAAGCCGGAGGGAAGCGCTAGTCCTTGGTTTTGAGGACAGCGAAAACGAAGAAAAGCACCAAACCAGAGTCATGAAAGTCATTGCCGATATTGAACTCAAGAAAGCCTCGACTTCATAAAGGCGATGATAATAGATCTCGGTTTGGCTATATTTTCTTTCCGTCCCTACTACAATGCCAAGTAAAAGCCGCTTCATTTCCTTCCATTCCATAACTATTTACCAATAACGATGAAGAAATGAGTTGTATTTTGGCGCCCCCTTTCCTCTCCCGACCTTGCTTGCTATCAAGAACACAGCTTACAGGGAATGGACGCCTTCTGAGTTTGAAGTAGACCCCTGCAAACGAACATCTCCACGACAGAGTGGGCACACGCTGaagcatgaaaatgtaaaagaaTAACGCATTACAAGACCAGAAGTGTACTTTCCTTAATGGCAAAATGACAGTAACAGAAATGCAGAATGAAAAGTTTATAGAGAGTTAAAGTGCTACCCATGTATCTCTTTCAGCCATTTGTCAACGCATTCCATGTGAAACTCATGGTGACACGGGAGTACTCGTATCTCGTCTCCTTCCTCATAATCAGCCAAGCATATGTTACACCTATACAGAAAATTCACGGGTAAAATCATATGCTAACATCCACTGATTTTCGACCTGACAGAAGCACAATACAGAATCGTACATCCGCATACCAAACTACTCGCACCACACTAATTACGAGTTTTCTTCACCAATTTTCTTGCCTTTCAAACTAGACCGAGCAGATGGTTAAAGGAAAAGATAAACTCACTGGGTTACATCATTCCCAATAGCAAATCCCTCATTCTTCGAGTAACTTTTCACTTGAAAAGAATCAACAACTGACTCTGGCGCAGGAAGTGAAACCATAGATAAAGAAAGTGACAAGGGATCCATTTCATTCAGTACCTGCATATCAAGCACCGAACAGTTGGATACTTCTCGATGACTTAATTACCAATAGAACAAAGATTGTGGCAAAATATAATACCcataacaatgtttttttttggactaGTAAATACTGACAGTTTGAGATAGTAGCCTTCAATTCAAATTATAGGTTCTAAATCTTCCAATAGCTAAACTCATATACAATAGCTACTACTACAAAAAAATGTCTTTGTttagctgtttttttttttacagttatatgagaaaataggatAAGATTTTCCGACTTTTTTTTACAACATTCCAAGAACATTGTCAAACAGGCTTCGAGTTTAGAGAAGAGTCAGATAATATGGAAGAATGAATTCAGATCCCAAGGAG includes:
- the LOC116002574 gene encoding uncharacterized protein LOC116002574 isoform X2, whose amino-acid sequence is MSGSLPGVECARRRRLHQSNRVLLDSPSSPSAYFSSTRKSFFCLYTSNNSSPSMGSGLTRAYHDEMMGEVAREAKQRLDEKLRARWKPDHKRNGNRPEMGILKRVDLGLKNTGLNKLCCVTNSGLQGLRNLEK
- the LOC116002574 gene encoding uncharacterized protein LOC116002574 isoform X1 → MSGSLPGVECARRRRLHQSNRVLLDSPSSPSAYFSSTRKSFFCLYTSNNSSPSMQGSGLTRAYHDEMMGEVAREAKQRLDEKLRARWKPDHKRNGNRPEMGILKRVDLGLKNTGLNKLCCVTNSGLQGLRNLEK